GAACCTCTCGCGGGCTCTCGCTCCGGCGAGGGCCCGACGTCGAGTAGGTGGGTCACTGCTGCGAAGCCTGGCCACCCATGGCGAGTCGAGCCAACATGTCCCGGGCCTGTTCGGCGTGGCTGGGTTGACTCAGTACGTCGTACCGTCCGGCCACGACCTGACTGGACGAGGAGAAGTCACGGCGACCGCGCATGGAGGCGTACGTGATCGCGGCCGAGACCATACCGAAAACGATCCCCGCCGCCAGCACCACCAGCACCGGACCGAACCAGGGGTCCTGCACCGTCAGGATACTGATCACCAACCCGATGAACAGTCCGAACCAACCCCCGGAGAGCGCTCCGCTGCCGAGCACCCTTGCCCAGTTCAGCCGTCCCGTGACACGTTCGACCAGCATGAGGTCGACCCCGACGATCGTTACTTCCTGCACCGGAAAATTGTTGTCGGCGAGGTGATCGACGGCACGCTGCGCCTCCTCGTACGTGCCGTAGGAACCTATCGGCCAACCGGTCGGCGGCGTGGGCAAGCTGGGAAGCCCCGGAGCCGACCGGGCGGAGCCGGGAAACAGGCTGCTCACCGTAGACACCTCCGTAGAGACCGACGTCCCGCGCAGGAGCGTCGTCAGTGTTGTTCACGAGGCACAACCGGTTGCTCCGGTGACCGGACCACGTTGCTCCCGGCTCGTACGAGCCGGATTCGCATCGCGGCGCGGCCCGAAACCTGCCGAATGTCCCTTCACCACCAGTCTACCTCGCCCGCCGCGGCGGGCAGCGTCCATGATGATCTCCCCGCCGTTCGGGAACGATCGGTAATGAATCGGCCGGCCCCTGACATGGCCAACCCCTGGATATGGCCCCCGATGCGAGCGGGACGGTACGGGACCGTGAGAGCCCCGAACGGATCAGTGACGCGGCGCGAGGCTGACCGGATCGATCCGAGCCCGGCCGCCGACCACGGTCCCGACTCCACGACGTGCCGCTCGGCGGTCGACCACCCAGGCGAAGAGCAGCACCGCGACGATCACCGGAATCACCTGGATCACCGGGTAGTCCCCCGACTGCTCGATACTGGGAACCCCGCTCAGTCCGGCGATGAGCAGACTCAGCGCGTTGTTGGCGGTGTGCATGGCCACCGCCGCCTCCAGACCTCCGGTGCGGATGCTCAGCCAGCACATGATCGTGGCCATCAGGAAGAGCTCGACCCACACGAGCGGGTCGGTGTAGCCGTGGCCCAGCAGAAACACCAGCGAGGACAGCAGAATCCCCGGCCAGGGGGTGCGGAACCAGGCAGTCAGCGTCTGCAGCAGCAGACCGCGGAAGAACAGTTCCTCCGCGGCACTCTGCGCCGGCACCACGAGCACGGCCAGCAGCGCCACCGCCAGATAGCGTCGCCAACCGGGGAAAGCGGGCATCGGCGCCCCGGACATCAGCTGCAGTGTGATGATCACGGCGAACAGCACGCCGAACACCAGCAGCGCCCAGAGCATCGTCTCGCCGAACCAGCGAACCCGGGGCGTTCCGAGGACCCCGACCACGCTGCCGAAGCCACGCCGCTGCACCCATCGTGCCGTCAGCGCCACCGGAGGGATGAGCGCGATCAGCACGGCGAAGCTCAGGAACAGCGTCGGCAACGGCGACGAGAGCACTTCCACGAGATGCCCCGGGGGCAGCACGATGTTAAGCGTCCCCAACGGCCCGGCGAAAACGATCATCCCGACCAGCAGCACGGCGGCCAACACCGAGGCCGCCAGGGTCAGGCCGAGCAACACCAGCAGCGCCACGACGGGGCGCCACCAGCGATGGGCCGAGTTGCGCGCGAGCAGGTGGAAGGGCGTTCCCTCCGGCACCTGGGCCGGAAAGCCTGGCTTCGGCGGAGGGCGTCGTGGGGACACCGGTCGGGCGTCACCACTGTTGTGGGAGGGGTAAGCAGCGGGGTCGGACACAACAGCATCCTAGGAGAACTCGGTTCACCATCCCATGACGACGCGCGAGGGCGGCACTCTCAGCCCAGCGCCTCCCCCTGGTCAGGTACGCGAGGGTGTGTCCAGCGAACCACGCGGTCGCGGTTCGAGCACATCGGCGATGCTCAACAACATCGTCTGCCCCCAGGCCGTGAGGAACAGCGCGGCCAGGAGCCAGAACGAAACCGACCAGTTCTGCAGCAGCGCGGGAATCAGCAGCAGGCCGGGGACCACCGCACTGAGCACAGTGGCACCCACTCTGCCGGCCGTGCGCAGGGCGAAGGCGGCGTACCAGGTGACCGCGGCCCCGACCAGCGTCAGCCCCAACGGTCCCAACCGCACTCCGAGACCGAACAACCAGCAGCCGACGGCGGCCAGCAGACCGGCTGCCGCCAGCCCGGACAACGCTCGGGTGAGGGCGGCTGTACCGGAGGTCTTCAACCATCCCCAGCGCAGCGCGGCGACCACCGCGAGCAGCGCGGCGATCCAACCCACCGCCCCGGGCCACGAGTCGGACATCTCGACCACGTGCAGCCAGCGCCAGGTTTGGAGTTCCTCGATCCGTTGTGCCTCGCGCATCGTGATGAACGCGAACTCGTTCGTGCCTTTCGAGGATGACTCGTCATTGGACAGCTCGCCACTGGACAGGGAGTCGACCACCGGGGAACGCATGAATTCGGTCAACGCGACGGCCGTGCCGCTCAGCGCCGTGCCGAGCGCGGCCCGTCGGGGAGCGGCGAGCGCGAAGGCGAGCAGCATCGAGAGCGGTTTGAGAACGATCATGCTCGCGGTGGCGAGGGACCGGCGGAACCCCCGCCAGCCAGGCAGCAGCGCTCGGTGGGCGAGCAGCGCGCAACGGGTGGACAGGGAAGCCATCCGCCGTTCTTCCAGGTCACTCGGACGCTGTTTGCCCACGTCGTAGGCACGTACCTGCTGGTCCAGCAGTTTGGGGTCCCGCACCGCCCGGGCGTCGCCCGCGTTCGGGTCGGCCCCGGAGTCGACGGCGGCCACGAACGGGATCTCCTCGGCGGCAACCGTCCACTGCAACCGCTCCACCACCGCACGGCGGGTCACGGTCAGCGGATGCTCGTCGGTGGGGTTGGCGAACAGGGCCTCGAGCTCGGTCCGCACCGCGCCGGAGTGCTCCGCCCAGCGCTCGGCGAGGAACTCGTGCCACTTTCTCGCGCTGGTCTCGTCGAGTTCTCCCAGCTCCGCCTCGGTCGGCCGGCTGAGGATTCGCCGCAGCGCGTCCCCCAGACCGTCGGCTCCCAACTGCTCGTTGTGCCGGACCAATCGGTCCGGTTCGATCAGCATGGGGACCAGACCGGCCACCGCGTCCAGCCTGCCCCACATCCAGTCGTTGGCACGCCACTTGGCGGACAGGAAGGCACCGAAGTTGCCCAGACCGGAGCCGCGCACTTTGTCCGCCAGCGGGATCTCGCCCGCCGAGTCACGTAACGCGGTGAACGGCAACGGGCTCGAGTTGTCACCCGCCAGGCGGTGCAGCAGGATGTGTGAATCCGCGCCGGTGTCGACCTGCATGGGCGTGGTGAGTACGACCAGGTCGCGGAGCAGCCGCATCGGGTCGACGTCGGCGGCGAGTTCGAGCAGCGAGCGCGTCACCCCGTCGATCTCGACGAGATCGCCCGGGGAGAGGGCCGCCACCAGGTCACCCACCAGGCGCTCCAGGGTGACCCAGCTCTCGGCGACCGCGTCCACGCCGACGTCGTTCTCGGCGGCTTCCACGCCCGAGGAGTTCACTATGGCGGACAGTTCGGCGTTGAACTCCGCCAGTCGATGCCGAAACAGCGAGCCGAGCTCGGCCCCACTGTCGAGCGAGGCGGTGTCGAGGTTCCCCTCGCCGTGCTCCCCGGGCTCGGCACTCCCGCCATCGGGGTTCCGCTCGTCGAGCCCCCTCTCGTCGAGGACGCTGTCCAGCAGCGGCGCGAGCAGCGCCCCCACCGGGGAGGGCAGCGTGTGCTGCAACCTGTGGTGCCGATCGAGCACGCACTCGATCCAGCCGTCCAGCTCGGCCCGCACGAAAACGGGTTCGGTACCGGCCGCGTGGATCCAGCAACGGTCGGTGTGCCCGCACACGGTCTCGGCGACGGTGCGCAGTCGGTACAGCGAAGCCTTCACGGCGGCGATCCGCGGGGACCGCCGGTGCGCCTCCAGTTCGCGGACCCAGCGCAGGCATTCGTCCACGGCGGACAGCAGCGTGCGCACGTCGTCGAAGACCTCACCGGGACGCCGCAGGGCGCGCGAGCGGTACTGCTCGGTCAGTCGATCGCGCAGCCCGGTGCACGCGGTGGCGGGCCACTCCAGCAGCGGCTGTTTCGGGATCGGGTCCAGCAACGGGGTGCCGGTGGTGTCCTCGGGGGCGGTGAGCAGCTCGTGCACCCGGAAGGCCCGGGTCTCGGCGAGCCGTGAGGCGTACTCGGCGGAAACCGCCCGCACCCGGTCGCCGAGCAAGCGAGCGCGGCGGGATCGCGGTGTCACGGCGAGCTCAGTGAGCACGGCGTCCCTGCGGCCGACGGCCCGGCGTACCGAGTCGTTGTGCCTGCCGATGCTGTCGATGTCGGTCAGCAGACTCTCCTGACCGAGTTTCGCCCGCAGCGCCGTCGCGGTGACGGCTCGGGCGAACCGTTCGCCACGGGTCTCGGCACCGGGCGAGTCCGGCTCCGGATTGAGGTAGAGCAACCAGCGTTCGGTCGGCGCGTCGGCCTCGACGCGCCGGATGGCATCGACCGCCGCGGTGACGGGGATGTTGTCCAGCACTCCACCGTCGATCACCCGGAAACGCTGCTCCTCGGAGGCGGCGATCTCGGAGAACCGGCCGTACAGATTGGGCACCGAACCGTCCCGGGAATCACCGTTCCGGTGTCCCGGCGTGTCGCCGGAATCGTCGGCGCGGAACACGGCGGGTTCGAAGGCCATCGGGAACGAGGAGGTGGCTCTGGCGGCCTGTGCGAGCAGCCGCGCGGTGGCTCGGGCCCGCTCGGCCGGACCGAAGTCGCTGAGCGGTTCGCCCGGTCGCCCGCGGTGCCGGAACCGGAACATCGCTCGTCTGCGTGCTTTGCCGAACTCACTGCCCACCGCGTCGAAATGCCGCTCGGCCACCGGATCCAGCAGTGTCGCTGTCAGCAGGAGCTCGACGCGTTCGACCGGTTCGGTCCGCCGTTCGCGGCCGATCTGCTCGGTGAGCAGATCGGTCAGCTCCGAACGGAAGTACTCGTCGCCCTCCAGCAGCGATTCCGGTTTGGGCTGCCAGGGCCGGGGAACCGTGCGGGCCATCGCCTCCAGGTCGGCCAGGCGGATCCAGGCGCGGCGCGTGGTCGTGAACGGCATGCCGTAGACCAACGATGCCGAGAGCAGTGTCGCGTTGAGACCTCCCGCCGAAGTACCGGCGAGCACGTCCACCTCGACGGACTCGTAACCGGCCAGCTCGGCCAGCTCGGCCCAGGGGTGGTGCTCCTCCGCCCGCTTCGCTCCGGCGCTTTCCACCGGGGCCCAGCGGCGCAACCGATCGATCTCGGCTACCGCTCCCCCGATCCAGACAGCCATGCTGGCGCCACCACGCAACGCCAGTGCGAGTCGCAACTGCCGCGAGGAATGCGAGTTGGGTTCACCACTGGACACTTCGGACTCGCCTCTCGATCGACCGGCCGATTGATTGGCACCTCCCGAAATCTACCCCCGGAAGGCGCCGGCGGGAACTGCCGAACCGAGCATGGCGTGTTCCGCCGTTTCCGCCAACCACGGTGACTTCGTGAGGACGGCCCGACGAGGTGTGCGGCGCTGCCCGAGTCCGGGGACGGCCACGGCGAGAGCCATGAGCGGCCCCGCCGAGCGAGCGCCGGGGAAACCGGGCGGCGGAAGCCCTAATAGCATCCTGCCGTGGAGTTTCGCGAGCTGTCGGACGAGCGACGGATGCGACGTCCCGAGTTCGACGTAGAACACCTCGAGACGAAGGACGTGACGTTCCGGGGCGAGTTCGAGGAGGAGGAGATCAGGGTTTCCTCCGGCGAGTGCGCCGGTGCCGAGGGGAGCGGACAGCTGGCGCGTGCGCTGGTCCGCGACACCGACCTTTCCGGATCCCGGTTCGCACGGCTGGTGCTTTCCGACATCCGGTTCGGCAACACGGATCTGTCCAACGCCTCGTGGCAGGCGGTTCACGCGAGACGGGTCGAGTTCGAACGCAGCCGGGCCGTCGGACTGCGAATCTCGTTGGAATCGGCGCTGGACGTCTACGCCGCGGAGTGCCGGTTCGACTACGCGATGATCCACGTGAACAAAGTCAAGGGTCTGCTCGTGTTCGACGAGTGCGACTTGCGCGAGACCGTGTTCACCGGCGATCTGTCGAACGTGGTTCTCCGGAATTGCGCGTTGG
This portion of the Actinopolyspora lacussalsi genome encodes:
- a CDS encoding hypothetical protein (product_source=Hypo-rule applied; superfamily=53474; transmembrane_helix_parts=Inside_1_74,TMhelix_75_97,Outside_98_101,TMhelix_102_124,Inside_125_174); protein product: MSSLFPGSARSAPGLPSLPTPPTGWPIGSYGTYEEAQRAVDHLADNNFPVQEVTIVGVDLMLVERVTGRLNWARVLGSGALSGGWFGLFIGLVISILTVQDPWFGPVLVVLAAGIVFGMVSAAITYASMRGRRDFSSSSQVVAGRYDVLSQPSHAEQARDMLARLAMGGQASQQ
- a CDS encoding uncharacterized protein YjbI with pentapeptide repeats (product_source=COG1357; cog=COG1357; superfamily=141571), which produces MEFRELSDERRMRRPEFDVEHLETKDVTFRGEFEEEEIRVSSGECAGAEGSGQLARALVRDTDLSGSRFARLVLSDIRFGNTDLSNASWQAVHARRVEFERSRAVGLRISLESALDVYAAECRFDYAMIHVNKVKGLLVFDECDLRETVFTGDLSNVVLRNCALDDAEFDPSGANGCDLRGSTLDNTRGLSRMRGARISVDQAASAAVLLATEVGLRIRD
- a CDS encoding membrane protease YdiL (CAAX protease family) (product_source=COG1266; cog=COG1266; pfam=PF02517; superfamily=53218; transmembrane_helix_parts=Inside_1_52,TMhelix_53_75,Outside_76_78,TMhelix_79_101,Inside_102_107,TMhelix_108_130,Outside_131_151,TMhelix_152_174,Inside_175_186,TMhelix_187_204,Outside_205_218,TMhelix_219_238,Inside_239_244,TMhelix_245_267,Outside_268_298,TMhelix_299_318,Inside_319_346) codes for the protein MSDPAAYPSHNSGDARPVSPRRPPPKPGFPAQVPEGTPFHLLARNSAHRWWRPVVALLVLLGLTLAASVLAAVLLVGMIVFAGPLGTLNIVLPPGHLVEVLSSPLPTLFLSFAVLIALIPPVALTARWVQRRGFGSVVGVLGTPRVRWFGETMLWALLVFGVLFAVIITLQLMSGAPMPAFPGWRRYLAVALLAVLVVPAQSAAEELFFRGLLLQTLTAWFRTPWPGILLSSLVFLLGHGYTDPLVWVELFLMATIMCWLSIRTGGLEAAVAMHTANNALSLLIAGLSGVPSIEQSGDYPVIQVIPVIVAVLLFAWVVDRRAARRGVGTVVGGRARIDPVSLAPRH
- a CDS encoding patatin-related protein (product_source=TIGR03607; cog=COG1752; pfam=PF01734,PF11856; superfamily=52151; tigrfam=TIGR03607; transmembrane_helix_parts=Outside_1_1044,TMhelix_1045_1067,Inside_1068_1078,TMhelix_1079_1098,Outside_1099_1101,TMhelix_1102_1121,Inside_1122_1127,TMhelix_1128_1147,Outside_1148_1151,TMhelix_1152_1174,Inside_1175_1191), producing the protein MSSGEPNSHSSRQLRLALALRGGASMAVWIGGAVAEIDRLRRWAPVESAGAKRAEEHHPWAELAELAGYESVEVDVLAGTSAGGLNATLLSASLVYGMPFTTTRRAWIRLADLEAMARTVPRPWQPKPESLLEGDEYFRSELTDLLTEQIGRERRTEPVERVELLLTATLLDPVAERHFDAVGSEFGKARRRAMFRFRHRGRPGEPLSDFGPAERARATARLLAQAARATSSFPMAFEPAVFRADDSGDTPGHRNGDSRDGSVPNLYGRFSEIAASEEQRFRVIDGGVLDNIPVTAAVDAIRRVEADAPTERWLLYLNPEPDSPGAETRGERFARAVTATALRAKLGQESLLTDIDSIGRHNDSVRRAVGRRDAVLTELAVTPRSRRARLLGDRVRAVSAEYASRLAETRAFRVHELLTAPEDTTGTPLLDPIPKQPLLEWPATACTGLRDRLTEQYRSRALRRPGEVFDDVRTLLSAVDECLRWVRELEAHRRSPRIAAVKASLYRLRTVAETVCGHTDRCWIHAAGTEPVFVRAELDGWIECVLDRHHRLQHTLPSPVGALLAPLLDSVLDERGLDERNPDGGSAEPGEHGEGNLDTASLDSGAELGSLFRHRLAEFNAELSAIVNSSGVEAAENDVGVDAVAESWVTLERLVGDLVAALSPGDLVEIDGVTRSLLELAADVDPMRLLRDLVVLTTPMQVDTGADSHILLHRLAGDNSSPLPFTALRDSAGEIPLADKVRGSGLGNFGAFLSAKWRANDWMWGRLDAVAGLVPMLIEPDRLVRHNEQLGADGLGDALRRILSRPTEAELGELDETSARKWHEFLAERWAEHSGAVRTELEALFANPTDEHPLTVTRRAVVERLQWTVAAEEIPFVAAVDSGADPNAGDARAVRDPKLLDQQVRAYDVGKQRPSDLEERRMASLSTRCALLAHRALLPGWRGFRRSLATASMIVLKPLSMLLAFALAAPRRAALGTALSGTAVALTEFMRSPVVDSLSSGELSNDESSSKGTNEFAFITMREAQRIEELQTWRWLHVVEMSDSWPGAVGWIAALLAVVAALRWGWLKTSGTAALTRALSGLAAAGLLAAVGCWLFGLGVRLGPLGLTLVGAAVTWYAAFALRTAGRVGATVLSAVVPGLLLIPALLQNWSVSFWLLAALFLTAWGQTMLLSIADVLEPRPRGSLDTPSRT